A single Panthera uncia isolate 11264 chromosome E2 unlocalized genomic scaffold, Puncia_PCG_1.0 HiC_scaffold_19, whole genome shotgun sequence DNA region contains:
- the SPACA6 gene encoding sperm acrosome membrane-associated protein 6 isoform X3 → MTHSLQEIAAAQGSFNIAFPDAAEKMRKVIMKLKGAQACVPPCGFQDVARRFLCYGCYSKACNFPLDCPVQDLTVTRGQQAKFSCTVNFQLPKEEITYSWKFAGGGLRTQDQSYFRDIPRAQGYLARIRPVQPTHSGTFSCSILHDQRPVARLYFFLNGARGAARGGGAARGAGSAPDDVLAPAVTSAPPREEIELQVSFRKVLRWAPKETETLEPWRPSLGELLARPEALTPGNQCLLAALAAVASASATLMVWVFFRWYFKGN, encoded by the exons GCTCCTTTAACATTGCTTTCCCTGATGCTGCCGAGAAAATGCGGAAGGTCATTATGAAGCTTAAAGGAG ccCAGGCCTGCGTCCCTCCCTGCG GGTTCCAGGATGTCGCCCGGCGTTTCCTCTGCTACGGGTGCTACTCCAAGGCCTGCAACTTCCCGCTGGACTGCCCAG TTCAGGACTTGACGGTGACTCGGGGTCAGCAGGCTAAGTTCTCCTGCACTGTGAACTTCCAACTGCCTAAGGAGGAAATCACCTATTCCTGGAAGTTCGCAGGAGGAGGT CTCCGGACGCAGGACCAGTCCTACTTCCGAGACATCCCGCGGGCCCAAGGATACCTGGCGCGGATCCGGCCGGTGCAGCCCACGCACAGCGGGACCTTCTCTTGCTCCATCCTGCACGACCAGCGCCCAGTGGCGCGGCTCTACTTTTTTCTTAACGGTGCGCGCGGGGCTGCGCGAGGGGGCGGGGCTGCGCGGGGCGCCGGGAGCGCGCCCGATGACGTGCTCGCCCCCGCAGTGACCAGTGCGCCCCCGCGTGAGGAGATCGAGCTCCAGGTCTCTTTTCGGAAAGTGCTGCGCTGGGCGCCGAAGGAGACGGAGACGTTGGAACCGTGGAGGCCAAGCCTGGGCGAGCTGCTGGCCAGGCCCGAGGCTCTGACGCCGGGCAACCAGTGCCTGCTCGCGGCCCTCGCAGCCGTAGCATCAGCCAGTGCGACCCTTATGGTGTG GGTATTCTTTCGATGGTACTTCAAGGGCAACTAA
- the HAS1 gene encoding hyaluronan synthase 1 → MTQQDVPKPTPAARHCSGLARRVLTVTFALLILGLMTWAYAAGVPLASDRYGLLAFGLYGAFLSAHLVAQSLFAYLEHRRVAAAARRAAARGPLDAAAARSVALTISAYQEDPAYLRQCLASARALQYPRARLRVLMVVDGNRAEDLYMVDMFREVFADEDPATYVWDGNYHRPWEPAAAAGAAGAGAYREVEAEDPGRLAVEALVRTHRCVCVAQRWGGKREVMYTAFKALGDSVDYVQVCDSDTRLDPMALLELVRVLDEDPRVGAVGGDVRILNPLDSWVSFLSSLRYWVAFNVERACQSYFHCVSCISGPLGLYRNHLLQQFLEAWYNQKFLGTHCTFGDDRHLTNRMLGMGYATKYTSRSRCYSETPSSFLRWLSQQTRWSKSYFREWLYNALWWHRHHAWMTYEAVVSGLFPFFVAATVLRLFYAGRPWALLWVLLCVQGVALAKAAFAAWLRGCPRMVLLSLYAPLYMCGLLPAKFLALATMNQSGWGTSGRRKLAANYVPLLPLALWALLLLGGLVRSVVQEARADWGGPSRAAEARHLAAGAGAYVGYWVVMLTLYWVGVRRLCRRRAGGYRVQV, encoded by the exons ATGACACAG CAGGACGTGCCCAAGCCCACCCCGGCCGCCCGCCACTGCTCCGGCCTGGCCCGGCGGGTGCTGACCGTCACGTTCGCGCTGCTCATCCTGGGCCTCATGACCTGGGCCTACGCCGCCGGGGTGCCGCTGGCCTCCGATCGCTACGGCCTCCTCGCCTTCGGTCTGTACGGGGCCTTCCTCTCGGCGCACCTGGTGGCGCAGAGCCTCTTCGCGTACCTGGAGCACCGgcgggtggcggcggcggcgcggcgggcggcggcgcgGGGGCCCCTGGACGCGGCGGCGGCGCGCAGCGTGGCGCTGACCATCTCGGCGTACCAGGAGGACCCCGCGTACCTGCGCCAGTGCCTGGCGTCCGCCCGCGCCCTGCAGTACCCGCGCGCGCGCCTGCGCGTCCTCATGGTGGTGGACGGCAACCGCGCCGAGGACCTCTACATGGTGGACATGTTCCGCGAGGTCTTCGCCGACGAGGACCCCGCCACCTACGTGTGGGACGGCAACTACCACCGGCCTTGGGAGCCGGCGGCCGCGGCGGGCGCGGCGGGCGCGGGCGCCTACCGGGAGGTGGAGGCCGAGGACCCCGGGCGGCTGGCGGTGGAGGCGCTGGTGAGGACGCACCGCTGCGTGTGCGTGGCGCAGCGCTGGGGCGGCAAGCGCGAGGTCATGTACACCGCCTTCAAGGCGCTCGGCGACTCGGTGGACTACGTGCAG GTTTGTGACTCGGACACGAGGCTGGACCCCATGGCACTCCTGGAGCTGGTGCGGGTGCTGGACGAGGACCCCCGGGTGGGGGCTGTTGGGGGGGACGTGCGGATCCTTAACCCCCTGGACTCCTGGGTCAGCTTCTTAAGCAGCCTGCGGTACTGGGTGGCCTTCAATGTGGAGCGGGCTTGTCAGAGCTACTTCCACTGTGTGTCCTGCATCAGTGGTCCCCTAG GCCTGTACAGGAACCACCTCCTGCAGCAGTTCCTTGAGGCCTGGTACAACCAGAAGTTCCTGGGCACCCACTGCACCTTTGGGGATGACCGGCACCTCACCAACCGCATGCTCGGCATGGGTTATGCCACCAA GTATACATCCCGGTCCCGCTGCTACTCCGAGACACCCTCTTCCTTCCTGCGCTGGCTGAGCCAGCAGACGCGCTGGTCCAAGTCGTACTTCCGCGAGTGGCTGTACAACGCGCTCTGGTGGCACCGGCACCACGCCTGGATGACGTACGAGGCGGTGGTGTCGGGCCTCTTCCCCTTCTTCGTGGCGGCCACCGTGCTGCGGCTCTTCTACGCCGGCCGCCCGTGGGCGCTGCTCTGGGTGCTGCTGTGCGTGCAGGGCGTGGCGCTGGCCAAGGCGGCCTTCGCGGCCTGGCTGCGCGGCTGCCCGCGCATGGTGCTGCTGTCGCTCTACGCGCCGCTCTACATGTGCGGCCTCCTGCCCGCCAAGTTCCTGGCGCTGGCCACCATGAACCAGAGCGGCTGGGGCACCTCCGGCCGCCGGAAGCTGGCCGCCAACTACGTGCCCCTGCTGCCGCTGGCGCTCTGGGCGTTGCTGCTGCTGGGGGGCCTGGTCCGCAGCGTGGTGCAGGAGGCCAGGGCCGACTGGGGCGGCCCCTCGCGGGCCGCCGAGGCCCGGCACCTGGCCGCAGGGGCCGGCGCCTACGTGGGGTACTGGGTGGTGATGCTGACGCTCTACTGGGTGGGCGTGCGGAGGCTCTgccggcggcgggcgggcggctaCCGCGTGCAGGTGTGA